One window from the genome of Bacillus rossius redtenbacheri isolate Brsri chromosome 12, Brsri_v3, whole genome shotgun sequence encodes:
- the LOC134537235 gene encoding uncharacterized protein LOC134537235, whose product MEVFKSTIPVKMIGAVSEQSKFENVGSEDVDTWEAKPPRRGDHFRVACPGGLRPACPERRLLQGSPGNLSQFEDLLFSSVDIVESTCVIAVKLGGDAKGRVSVQ is encoded by the exons ATGGAAGTGTTCAAGTCGACAATTCCTGTCAAGATGATTGGTGCAG TCTCGGAACAGTCCAAGTTTGAAAATGTTGGTTCCGAGGATGTGGACACTTGGGAAGCAAAGCCACCTCGCCGAGGAGACCACTTCAGAGTCGCGTGTCCCGGGGGGTTGCGTCCCGCCTGCCCGGAGCGTCGGCTGTTGCAGGGGTCCCCCGGGAACCTGTCCCAGTTCGAGGACCTGCTGTTCTCCAGCGTGGACATAGTGGAGTCCACCTGCGTCATCGCCGTCAAGCTCGGCGGGGACGCCAAGGGAAGGGTGAGTGTTCAGTGA